In Columba livia isolate bColLiv1 breed racing homer unplaced genomic scaffold, bColLiv1.pat.W.v2 Scaffold_277, whole genome shotgun sequence, one genomic interval encodes:
- the LOC135578045 gene encoding uncharacterized protein LOC135578045 isoform X3, with amino-acid sequence MMISTPRPLKKILKDSRRRLLVIDSMFPEGVISGSERPDMARKIQSLLPQVVGLLDYSNTEMKRKVLTFFCSVMGHLKREEARPTVEQLEEKLLPLFDDESSQLRELSICLFRERVQSVMAHDKTRIKSYVHRALLPLFFRLNDQSNNVAKAARETLLGAAELLKWKQLKHLVRTQQTWRIGESLLEQNRSRAQEFLSQSLPYLRDAQASLREVAVRFIGLAARPLRDQKEEEKLAEICSALRPLEKDSKSFVRSLAAQTIVILSSPREQPRSRWALQALCCWRH; translated from the exons ATGATGATCTCCACACCCCGGCCTCTGAAGAAGATCTTAAAAGACTCGCGCAGAAGACTCCTGGTCATAGACTCCATGTTTCCCGAAGGCGTCATCAGTGGGTCAGAAAGACCTGACATG gcaagaaaaatacagtcccTCCTGCCACAAGTCGTGGGGTTGCTCGACTACAgcaacacagaaatgaaaaggaaagtcCTGACATTCTTCTGCAGCGTGATGGGACACCTGAAGAGGGAAGAGGCTAGACCCACTGtcgagcagctggaggaaaagctcctgcccctctttgatgat gaGTCCAGCCAGCTCCGAGAGCTCTCCATCTGTCTCTTCAGAGAGCGGGTGCAGTCAGTGATGGCGCACGACAAGACGAGGATTAAGAGCTACGTGCACCGTGCACTGCTCCCCCTCTTCTTTCGTTTGAACGATCAGAGCAACaacgtggccaag GCCGCCAGGGAAAccctccttggtgcagcagagctcctgaaatGGAAGCAGCTCAAACACCTAGTGCGGACTCAGCAGacatggaggattggagagagCTTG ctggagcagaacaggagcagggctcaagagttcttgagtcagagcctgccatacctgagggatgctcaggccagcttgcgagaggtGGCcgtgaggttcatcg ggctggctgcgcggCCCCTGAGGGAccaaaaggaggaggagaagctggctgAGATCTGCAGTG cccTTCGGCCCTTGGAGAAGGACAGTAAATCCTTCGTCCGCTCCCTCGCTGCTCAGACCATTGTCATCCTGAGCAGTCCAAGGGAGCAGCCACGATCACGATGGGCCCTgcaagccctgtgctgctggcgtcACTGa
- the LOC135578045 gene encoding uncharacterized protein LOC135578045 isoform X2, with the protein MMISTPRPLKKILKDSRRRLLVIDSMFPEGVISGSERPDMARKIQSLLPQVVGLLDYSNTEMKRKVLTFFCSVMGHLKREEARPTVEQLEEKLLPLFDDESSQLRELSICLFRERVQSVMAHDKTRIKSYVHRALLPLFFRLNDQSNNVAKAARETLLGAAELLKWKQLKHLVRTQQTWRIGESLLEQNRSRAQEFLSQSLPYLRDAQASLREVAVRFIGESQPQGPSLGSLAPVPTAALAQGAALWLQSPSCPVQGLGLPSQPCPHRWAWWLPCSVPLCQLWGIPWGQL; encoded by the exons ATGATGATCTCCACACCCCGGCCTCTGAAGAAGATCTTAAAAGACTCGCGCAGAAGACTCCTGGTCATAGACTCCATGTTTCCCGAAGGCGTCATCAGTGGGTCAGAAAGACCTGACATG gcaagaaaaatacagtcccTCCTGCCACAAGTCGTGGGGTTGCTCGACTACAgcaacacagaaatgaaaaggaaagtcCTGACATTCTTCTGCAGCGTGATGGGACACCTGAAGAGGGAAGAGGCTAGACCCACTGtcgagcagctggaggaaaagctcctgcccctctttgatgat gaGTCCAGCCAGCTCCGAGAGCTCTCCATCTGTCTCTTCAGAGAGCGGGTGCAGTCAGTGATGGCGCACGACAAGACGAGGATTAAGAGCTACGTGCACCGTGCACTGCTCCCCCTCTTCTTTCGTTTGAACGATCAGAGCAACaacgtggccaag GCCGCCAGGGAAAccctccttggtgcagcagagctcctgaaatGGAAGCAGCTCAAACACCTAGTGCGGACTCAGCAGacatggaggattggagagagCTTG ctggagcagaacaggagcagggctcaagagttcttgagtcagagcctgccatacctgagggatgctcaggccagcttgcgagaggtGGCcgtgaggttcatcggtgagtcacagccccagggtccctctcttggcagcctggccccagtccccactgctgctctggcacaaggagcagccctgtggcttcagagccccagctgccccgtgcagggccttggcctcccctcccagccctgcccacacaggtgggcttggtggctgccttgctcAGTCCCGCTATGTCAGCTCTGGGGTATCCCCTGGGGCCAGCTCTGA
- the LOC135578045 gene encoding uncharacterized protein LOC135578045 isoform X1, whose product MMISTPRPLKKILKDSRRRLLVIDSMFPEGVISGSERPDMARKIQSLLPQVVGLLDYSNTEMKRKVLTFFCSVMGHLKREEARPTVEQLEEKLLPLFDDESSQLRELSICLFRERVQSVMAHDKTRIKSYVHRALLPLFFRLNDQSNNVAKVQISTLSTEAERGVLTAHRWPGHQGTGLLATGSLLQPIGRVLTDPARVAVEKLPWPFPPPAITGLTGLSSSLWPPRPEQVHPYGLLSCPCRCWVSSFEPQSLSPRAVPKRAPDVWARACRCPQRAGAPETKPRMGVRQVSLCRLWVPCPIFCCSAGRQGNPPWCSRAPEMEAAQTPSADSADMEDWRELGENSEGPG is encoded by the exons ATGATGATCTCCACACCCCGGCCTCTGAAGAAGATCTTAAAAGACTCGCGCAGAAGACTCCTGGTCATAGACTCCATGTTTCCCGAAGGCGTCATCAGTGGGTCAGAAAGACCTGACATG gcaagaaaaatacagtcccTCCTGCCACAAGTCGTGGGGTTGCTCGACTACAgcaacacagaaatgaaaaggaaagtcCTGACATTCTTCTGCAGCGTGATGGGACACCTGAAGAGGGAAGAGGCTAGACCCACTGtcgagcagctggaggaaaagctcctgcccctctttgatgat gaGTCCAGCCAGCTCCGAGAGCTCTCCATCTGTCTCTTCAGAGAGCGGGTGCAGTCAGTGATGGCGCACGACAAGACGAGGATTAAGAGCTACGTGCACCGTGCACTGCTCCCCCTCTTCTTTCGTTTGAACGATCAGAGCAACaacgtggccaaggtacagatttccacgctgagcactgaggcagagaggggtGTGCTGACAGCACACAGGTGGCCTGGgcaccaggggacagggctgctggcaactggcagcctcctccagcccatAGGAAGGGTCCTTACAGACCCAGCACGAGTAGCGGTAGAGAAGCTGCCATGGCCATTTCCACCACCTGCCATAACTGGTCtcacagggctcagcagcagcctgtggccaCCGAGGCCTGAACAGGTGCATCCCTACGGGCTcctcagctgtccctgcaggtgctgggtctCGAGCTTTGAGCctcagtccctgtcccccagggctgtgcccaagagAGCCCCAGAtgtttgggccagggcatgtcgcTGCCCCCAAAGGGCAGGTGCTCCAGAAACAAAGCCGAGAATGGGGGTACGCCAGGTCTCCTTATGCAGACTGTGGGTGCCATGTCCCATCTTCTGCTGTTCCGCAGGCCGCCAGGGAAAccctccttggtgcagcagagctcctgaaatGGAAGCAGCTCAAACACCTAGTGCGGACTCAGCAGacatggaggattggagagagCTTGGTGAGAACAGCGAAGGCCCAGGCTGA